Sequence from the Paenibacillus riograndensis SBR5 genome:
ATCAGAAAGGCTCAAAAATCGTACAAAGCTGACATTTTCGGATTCGGTGAAGCCATTCACCGCAGTAACCCGAAGGCTTGGAAGTCACTGAAACAAAATTGGGATGATGAGTACTTTCCAGAACTGCAGGTGAACATCAAAGTCGATTTCAAGATTCGACGCTTGGGTACGAATGGAAGCTCATTCCTGAATGAAATTAAGAAGTAGGCTGCCACATCGTATCATTTTACCATGCGAAAGGAGGTGATTAATGATGCTAACCCGTATGGCGGGCATACTGGGAATAATGCTGTCCGCTGCTGTGATCATGATTCTCGAAGTCCCCTACATGTTGAGAAAGAGGTTAAAAAAGGAGCTATGGGTGTTTTCCATCCTGCTCCTCCTTGGGGTGGGGATCAGCAGCGCCAAGGCATTGCAATGGACTATTCCCACCCCTTTAGATTGGATTACAGCCGTGTATAAACCATTCACCGAGTTTCTAACCCGTATCGGCCTAATAAAATAAAGACGAGGTGAAAGTAGTGTCTAAGCAAGTTAAAATCTCCGGACGTCAATTTATGGTCTTAACGACTTTATTTACGATCGGCAGCGCAATCCTGATCATTCCCTCAGGTATGGCCTTCCTGGCCAAACAGGATGCATGGATCGCCGCGCTCGTTGGCGTAGGAGCTGGTTTTCTCCTCGTATGGATTTACAACACGATAGCGACCCTTTATCCACGGATGACATTGGTTGAGATCATTGAAACCCTTCTCGGAAAATGGTTAGGCAAAACCATTTCTCTTCTGTTTATCGTTACTCTTTTCTTGAGTGGGCCTGCCGCAGTCTTGTATGATGTAGGAAATTTTCTAACCACCCAAATCATGCCGGAAACGCCGGCTCAATCCGTGAATATTCTTTTTGCGGTCATTATAGTCATGGGGGCACGGCTTGGAATTGAAACGTTCGCCCGTTCTGCCGAACTATTGTTCCCCTTATTTATTCTTCTTTATATTTCTTTGGTTGTTTTAATTGCGCCTGAGATCAAACTTGAAAATGTCCAGCCCGTGTTGGAGACAGGAATAGGACCGATCTGGCCTGCTGCGCTATCCTTTATTAGTGTTTTGTTTCTACCCCATATCATTTTGTTAATGATTTTTCCAACTGTGAATCGTATCGATAACGCCCGTAAAGCTTTTTTCAACGGAAGCATGTTTGGCGGGCTGATGATGGTCCTGATTGTTGCATTGTCGATTTTGGTTTTAGGACCTGATTTAACGGCAAGAAGTATATTTCCAAGCTATTCGTTAGCCCAAAAAATCAGCATCGGCAATTTTCTGCAGCGTATTGAAGCCATCATGGCCGTCATGTGGTTTATATCGCTCTATTTTAGGGCCACTATATATATATACGTAATTGTGTTGGCCATAGCTCAAATTTTTAATTTGAAAGATTATCGGCCTCTAATTTTACCTCTCGGAATGATCTTGGTTGTCATGTCGGTCGTCATATATCCGAATGTTCCTTACCAACAAACGTGGGATGGGACAGTATGGTTATCTTATACGTTATCTATAGGGCTTCTTTTGCCTTTACTGCTGCTCTGTATTCATATGGTACGAAAACTATGGTCAAAGAAAAGAACAGAATCCAAAAGATAAATAACATCTATTATTCGGCAGCTGTAACAACCATCCCGATTCTTGCCGGTATTAATCTGGAGGTTAACCACCAGGGAATGAAGAAGAACCGACCACTTTTTGATGGCCGGTTCTTCTTCATTATTACCTTATAGAGATCTCAATATTATGTCTCTTGTACCGCATGTGCGTGATCCGGCGCTTTTTGGTTCATGATCGGCACCATGACCAGTGCGCCAAGGAAAAATAATAGTCCTGCCCCGCTATAGATCGTACCCAGCGAAAAGGCATCCTTCAGCGCGCCGGCGAAAGACATGGAAATGACCATCATGCCAACGAACATCGGATTCAGAACCCCATTCACCCGGCCGACAATGGAGCTGTGTGACCATTTCAGAATCATTGTACTGATCCCGATATGAATGCAAGGGAACACAAGCCCATTCAGAAATTGAACGGTCAGCGTGACCGGAACACTTGTCGAATACCCGACAATAATTGTGCAGACCGCGCCAGCCAGCATACCAATCGCCAGAAGAAGCTGCGGCGGAACCCGTTTTGCGAAGACGGCTACGACTCCGCCACCAATAAGCATGGCAGCGCCGTTCACCATCAGCAGATATTGCAGGAACTCCTTGCTTTTGCCCAGACGCTCCGTGACGATGAACAGGTTGAGAGCTTGGGCTACCCCAACAGCGAGTCCCGCGAGGATAAAGGCGAGTCCGAGCATACGCAGCACTTTGCTATTCCAGACATAGCGGAAGCCTTCAATGAACTCTTTGCGGAACTGCCCCTTTGCAGCGTCCGTTTTGGGTTTCAAATTATCCTCTGGGAGGCGAATCAGAACGAGTGCTGACAGCAGAAAGACTACGCCCATTATGGCAATCGAGGTTTCAAGGCCAAACGTGCTGTAAACGAAGGTGCCGAGCATAGGGCCAAGCACCATAAAGATGGCCATGAGCGATTGGAATAGAGCCATCCCTTGCTGCAGCTGTTCTTCCGCCACATGATATTTA
This genomic interval carries:
- a CDS encoding GerAB/ArcD/ProY family transporter codes for the protein MSKQVKISGRQFMVLTTLFTIGSAILIIPSGMAFLAKQDAWIAALVGVGAGFLLVWIYNTIATLYPRMTLVEIIETLLGKWLGKTISLLFIVTLFLSGPAAVLYDVGNFLTTQIMPETPAQSVNILFAVIIVMGARLGIETFARSAELLFPLFILLYISLVVLIAPEIKLENVQPVLETGIGPIWPAALSFISVLFLPHIILLMIFPTVNRIDNARKAFFNGSMFGGLMMVLIVALSILVLGPDLTARSIFPSYSLAQKISIGNFLQRIEAIMAVMWFISLYFRATIYIYVIVLAIAQIFNLKDYRPLILPLGMILVVMSVVIYPNVPYQQTWDGTVWLSYTLSIGLLLPLLLLCIHMVRKLWSKKRTESKR
- a CDS encoding MFS transporter, translated to MNRQEKSTTAPSLLRNRFLQTILLSSVLLQIGIWVRNFAILLYVADRTNNDPYAISLISVAEFAPIFVFSFIGGTFADRWRPKRTMIWCDLLSAVSVFAVLLTVHYGSWHSVYLVAFISAILSQFSQPSSMRLFKYHVAEEQLQQGMALFQSLMAIFMVLGPMLGTFVYSTFGLETSIAIMGVVFLLSALVLIRLPEDNLKPKTDAAKGQFRKEFIEGFRYVWNSKVLRMLGLAFILAGLAVGVAQALNLFIVTERLGKSKEFLQYLLMVNGAAMLIGGGVVAVFAKRVPPQLLLAIGMLAGAVCTIIVGYSTSVPVTLTVQFLNGLVFPCIHIGISTMILKWSHSSIVGRVNGVLNPMFVGMMVISMSFAGALKDAFSLGTIYSGAGLLFFLGALVMVPIMNQKAPDHAHAVQET